A stretch of DNA from Spirochaetota bacterium:
GCTGGGCGGTGGGAGGATTGTTCAGAACGTTCTGCGAAGAAACGGCACAACGCGGTATAAGCGTTCTACCCGCGGCATCCGATCATGCCGATGTGCAGTATACTCCGTACGGTCAATACAAAGGATCGCTCATCGCCGGTGTACCGTTCGACCCATTCGCAATGGCTGCGTATCTTGAGAGAAAGATCAATGATGCCGGCGTTACGCTCCTTCTGAACGTTCATGCGGCAGCGATTGAAAAGCGCGGTGATCGAGTGATCGCTGTCACATTGGCAGGGAAGGAAGGTCTGTTCACTGTCGAGGCAGCAACGTTCATCGATGCGACGGGTGATGCCGATATAGCGGCGATGGCCGGATGTCCGTTCGTGAAGGGTGCCGAAGAGGATGGCTATATGACACCGGCAAGCCTGATCATGCACATCGAGAATGTCGATGAGGACGGTCTCATGTCGTATGTGAACAGCCAGGACGATCCCCGGTTCAGGAAACTCATGGCGCGTATACGCACGGACGGCGTCGACCTTTTCGATTATGAGATAATG
This window harbors:
- a CDS encoding FAD-dependent oxidoreductase: MNRHEGSQYLRYDVVVVGAGPAGLTAAIAAAREGSSVLLVERSSQVGGMGTAGLVSHWLGGRCIDTSRWAVGGLFRTFCEETAQRGISVLPAASDHADVQYTPYGQYKGSLIAGVPFDPFAMAAYLERKINDAGVTLLLNVHAAAIEKRGDRVIAVTLAGKEGLFTVEAATFIDATGDADIAAMAGCPFVKGAEEDGYMTPASLIMHIENVDEDGLMSYVNSQDDPRFRKLMARIRTDGVDLFDYEIMIFVRLNRKGTFMVNGRKVSGIDGVDSFSRTKALVIEHERIQATLPVFRKYFPGMAHEEIKAVAADLGVRETRRINGE